One genomic window of Undibacterium cyanobacteriorum includes the following:
- a CDS encoding HlyD family secretion protein: protein MKADNILVSPKVSGYVTSIDVNDNQEVKKGQALIHIDATDYQIKEEQTLAAVRSQQAVLVTTAYQENLQKSQIHQALANVRSAKVAYEKAVKDHSRDVALLAKGFISHDRSDASASQLEVSAAGLAQAEAQLQATRDQLQVIQSKSLQIKADIEQSEAQVRSARSDLHHAVVYAPSDGVVANKLVNLGQFVKAGTQLMTVVPSTQIYIQANFKETQLARLRKGQVVRIVVDADQTKPFAGVIDSLAPATGSEFSLLPAENATGNFTKIVQRVPVKIMLVDQQAKSQIADLLRPGLSVTVEVSTKEREGANQDLRLGAAPSFTSFLWLR from the coding sequence GTGAAAGCCGATAATATTCTGGTGAGCCCTAAGGTCAGCGGCTACGTTACAAGTATCGACGTGAATGATAATCAGGAGGTGAAGAAGGGGCAGGCCTTGATTCATATCGACGCCACGGATTATCAAATCAAAGAAGAGCAGACACTCGCAGCGGTGCGCTCTCAGCAAGCGGTGCTGGTGACGACGGCCTACCAAGAGAATCTACAGAAATCTCAGATTCATCAAGCTCTGGCGAATGTACGTAGTGCTAAAGTCGCTTATGAAAAAGCAGTGAAAGATCACAGTAGAGATGTGGCTTTACTGGCCAAAGGTTTTATTTCGCATGATCGTAGCGATGCTAGCGCCAGTCAACTCGAAGTCAGCGCAGCGGGGCTGGCGCAGGCCGAGGCGCAATTACAAGCGACGCGTGATCAATTGCAAGTGATACAGTCAAAAAGTTTGCAGATTAAAGCAGATATTGAACAAAGCGAGGCGCAGGTGCGATCCGCCCGTTCTGATTTACACCATGCGGTCGTGTATGCCCCGAGCGATGGGGTGGTCGCTAACAAGTTGGTCAATCTTGGGCAATTTGTAAAGGCGGGTACACAGCTCATGACGGTCGTCCCCAGCACACAGATTTATATCCAGGCCAATTTCAAAGAGACGCAGCTGGCCCGCTTGCGCAAAGGGCAAGTGGTGCGAATTGTGGTCGATGCGGATCAAACAAAACCTTTCGCTGGAGTGATCGATAGTCTGGCACCCGCAACGGGATCTGAATTTAGCCTTCTGCCTGCCGAAAATGCGACCGGTAATTTCACGAAGATTGTGCAGCGGGTTCCGGTCAAGATTATGTTGGTCGACCAGCAAGCGAAATCTCAGATCGCAGATTTACTCCGCCCCGGACTGTCGGTGACAGTGGAAGTGAGCACCAAAGAACGTGAAGGCGCGAATCAAGACCTTAGACTAGGCGCGGCACCTTCGTTCACCTCGTTTTTATGGTTGCGCTAA
- a CDS encoding helix-turn-helix domain-containing protein, giving the protein MHSSSEKTPLADALFSLFAICHRIETRDTFADHIYPIIQELMPHQRFLCGIASVTPVALLDSINMGFPDDYIRDCISSDGKIRSPMIRYWLEQDAPVFFTEDFEHALSNPRDKEWMEMFKRHKMQNMAAHGSKDLHGGATSYFCFSGIPHWDEQTQEIMRMIVPHLHTALRSHYQLKQKQQLPDHALSAREMQVLELVCIGKTNHEIGIILGISPWTVKIHVRNTMSKLDVFTRGHAAAKAIQNNLVQIPREIARD; this is encoded by the coding sequence ATGCATTCTTCATCTGAAAAAACACCACTTGCAGACGCCTTATTTTCCTTATTCGCGATCTGCCACCGAATCGAAACGCGCGATACTTTCGCTGACCATATTTATCCAATTATTCAAGAACTCATGCCGCACCAACGATTTCTGTGTGGCATCGCAAGTGTCACTCCGGTGGCTTTACTCGATTCCATTAATATGGGCTTCCCTGATGACTACATCAGAGATTGCATTAGCAGTGATGGCAAAATTCGAAGCCCGATGATTCGATACTGGTTAGAACAAGACGCCCCAGTCTTCTTCACCGAAGACTTTGAACACGCTTTGTCGAATCCACGTGACAAAGAATGGATGGAAATGTTCAAGCGCCACAAAATGCAGAATATGGCAGCGCATGGTTCGAAAGATTTGCATGGTGGCGCCACCAGTTACTTCTGCTTCTCGGGGATCCCCCATTGGGATGAACAGACTCAAGAAATCATGCGCATGATCGTGCCACACTTACATACGGCGCTCCGAAGCCACTACCAACTCAAACAGAAACAACAACTTCCCGATCATGCACTTTCAGCGCGCGAAATGCAGGTCTTGGAATTAGTCTGCATTGGTAAAACCAACCACGAGATCGGCATCATCCTTGGCATCAGCCCTTGGACTGTGAAAATTCATGTGCGCAATACCATGTCAAAGCTCGATGTGTTCACACGAGGCCATGCCGCCGCTAAAGCGATCCAAAACAATCTAGTCCAGATTCCTCGTGAAATTGCGAGAGATTAG
- a CDS encoding phytoene desaturase family protein encodes MTSVVPDRYREYTEEHYDAIVVGAGIGGLTSAALLAQKGLSVLVVEMHYELGGCATVFSRVGKGQGYEFDVGLHYIGDCEREGLIPRILRGAGVEHVDFIEQDPAGFDSLYFPDFEFRIPRGAEQFKQRLLELFPREKKGIERYFKLLDQVWSIMGVHGRALKALQVYPRCMLALRHINATVAEFLDTCTHDQRLRAILTGQLGVYHQPPSRASLMGHAGVTMHFMQGSFYPAGGGQVISDRLAEAIESKGNKILLRTKVQRMLIEGGRVVGVEFSNKALGTRCAYAPIVISNADLKQTMLNLVGESEISTRTAERTKAYEMSPGMGVVYLGIRRDLAKEGMRNTNLRIYPSYDFETAYRDVQNDVFSERPHVFVGNASLKDPHNPKVAPEGITNLQLMSVTPSSFSAWKITEQEYKDGSYRKNPRYLELKEKFAAAVIRETERVIPNLSRDIVFQEVSTPITMMRYTDASNGTSYGMSLIPSQFLHNRPGAKTDIKGLLMCGANMRNGHGIFGAMTSGVEAAAMVVGKRFGQDVLSGRF; translated from the coding sequence GTGACGAGTGTAGTTCCTGATCGTTACCGTGAATACACGGAAGAACATTACGATGCAATTGTAGTTGGTGCAGGCATCGGCGGACTAACTTCGGCAGCTTTGCTGGCGCAGAAGGGATTGTCAGTGTTAGTGGTCGAGATGCATTATGAACTCGGGGGCTGCGCAACGGTGTTTAGCCGGGTCGGCAAAGGTCAAGGCTACGAATTTGATGTTGGTCTGCACTATATCGGTGACTGCGAGCGTGAAGGTCTAATTCCACGCATCCTCCGTGGTGCTGGTGTCGAGCACGTCGATTTTATCGAGCAAGATCCTGCTGGATTCGATAGTCTTTACTTCCCCGACTTTGAATTTCGAATTCCACGCGGTGCGGAGCAATTCAAGCAACGCTTACTCGAATTATTTCCGCGCGAAAAAAAAGGAATCGAACGGTACTTCAAGTTGCTTGATCAAGTGTGGTCGATCATGGGCGTGCATGGAAGAGCTTTGAAGGCCTTGCAAGTTTATCCTCGCTGTATGCTAGCACTGCGCCATATTAACGCCACAGTCGCTGAGTTTCTCGATACTTGTACCCACGATCAAAGGCTGCGCGCGATCCTGACAGGTCAGCTCGGTGTATATCACCAGCCGCCAAGCCGGGCGTCTTTGATGGGACATGCAGGTGTCACTATGCATTTTATGCAGGGTTCTTTTTATCCCGCAGGTGGTGGACAAGTGATCTCCGACAGACTTGCCGAGGCGATTGAAAGTAAGGGCAATAAGATCTTACTGCGTACAAAAGTGCAACGTATGTTGATCGAAGGTGGGCGTGTGGTCGGTGTTGAATTTTCCAATAAGGCGCTGGGAACGCGATGCGCCTATGCACCGATTGTCATTTCGAATGCTGATTTGAAGCAGACCATGCTGAATCTGGTCGGTGAGAGCGAGATTTCGACGCGCACAGCCGAGCGTACCAAAGCCTATGAGATGTCGCCAGGAATGGGCGTGGTTTATCTCGGCATACGGCGTGATCTCGCCAAGGAAGGGATGCGAAATACCAACTTACGAATTTATCCTAGTTATGACTTTGAGACCGCATATCGCGACGTGCAGAACGATGTGTTCTCGGAACGCCCCCACGTCTTTGTCGGTAACGCGAGTTTGAAAGACCCTCATAACCCCAAAGTCGCGCCGGAAGGAATCACCAATCTTCAGTTGATGTCTGTAACACCATCGAGCTTCTCAGCCTGGAAAATCACTGAACAAGAATACAAGGATGGCAGTTATCGCAAGAACCCACGCTATCTCGAGTTAAAGGAAAAGTTTGCGGCGGCAGTGATTCGTGAAACCGAGCGGGTTATTCCGAATCTCTCAAGGGATATCGTGTTTCAGGAAGTTTCTACACCAATCACCATGATGCGCTACACCGATGCGAGTAATGGCACGTCCTACGGAATGTCCTTGATCCCTTCACAGTTTTTGCATAATCGTCCGGGTGCGAAGACGGATATCAAAGGTCTGTTGATGTGCGGCGCCAATATGCGTAATGGCCATGGCATCTTCGGTGCGATGACGTCTGGCGTTGAAGCCGCAGCCATGGTTGTTGGGAAGCGATTCGGACAAGATGTTCTGAGCGGACGCTTCTAG
- a CDS encoding ferredoxin--NADP reductase, translated as MAVFEYETVLSVRHWTDTLFSFTTTRSPHFRFENGHFVTLGLEIDGRPLMRAYSVVSSKYQETLEFLSIKVENGPLTSRLKHIKAGDQILLSRKPTGSLLISDLYEGRNLFLFATGTGLAPFMSIVRDPDTYQKFEKVILVHGVRKVAELAYRDYLEKELPHDDFLGELVQSQFLYYPTVTREEFLHRGRITDLLESGRLCEDLGIDAISAKHDRAMICGSVAMLEDMRYLLDSQGFSISPGVGQMGDYVIERSFTEK; from the coding sequence ATGGCAGTATTTGAGTATGAAACCGTTTTGAGCGTCCGACATTGGACCGACACTTTGTTTAGTTTTACCACGACCCGAAGCCCTCATTTTCGTTTTGAGAATGGTCACTTCGTGACCTTGGGTTTGGAAATTGACGGACGACCGTTGATGCGCGCCTATAGTGTAGTGAGTTCAAAGTATCAGGAAACCTTGGAATTCTTGAGCATTAAGGTTGAGAACGGTCCCTTGACTTCGCGCTTAAAGCATATCAAGGCGGGTGATCAAATCTTATTGAGTCGTAAGCCTACTGGTTCGTTACTGATTTCTGATCTGTATGAAGGGCGCAATCTCTTTCTGTTCGCAACGGGAACGGGCTTGGCCCCCTTCATGAGTATTGTGCGCGATCCCGACACTTATCAAAAGTTTGAAAAAGTGATCTTGGTACACGGTGTGAGAAAAGTGGCGGAGTTAGCGTATCGCGACTACCTTGAGAAGGAACTGCCGCACGACGATTTCTTGGGTGAACTGGTGCAATCTCAGTTTCTCTATTATCCGACCGTGACGCGTGAGGAATTTTTACATCGTGGTCGTATCACTGATTTGCTTGAGTCTGGGCGCCTCTGCGAAGACTTGGGAATTGATGCGATTTCAGCGAAGCACGATCGCGCCATGATTTGCGGCAGCGTCGCCATGCTGGAGGATATGCGCTATTTACTTGATAGCCAAGGTTTCTCGATTTCTCCTGGCGTGGGGCAAATGGGAGATTACGTGATCGAACGTTCATTTACTGAAAAATAG
- the fdxA gene encoding ferredoxin FdxA has protein sequence MTYVVTEACIGCKHTDCIQVCPVDCFHEGQNFLVIDPQSCVDCGLCEVECPVDAIRSESELKPEQQHFLALNAELSQNWPRLVERKPALPNAAEWAERENKLAYLIR, from the coding sequence ATGACCTACGTTGTTACGGAAGCTTGTATTGGCTGTAAGCACACGGACTGTATTCAAGTTTGCCCCGTCGATTGCTTTCATGAAGGCCAGAATTTTTTGGTGATTGATCCACAATCTTGCGTGGATTGTGGCTTGTGTGAAGTGGAATGTCCGGTTGATGCGATTCGCTCTGAATCTGAATTGAAACCAGAGCAACAGCATTTCTTGGCATTGAATGCCGAGTTGTCACAGAACTGGCCGCGCCTCGTCGAGCGGAAACCAGCATTACCGAATGCTGCTGAATGGGCGGAGCGCGAGAACAAGCTAGCGTACTTGATTCGTTAA
- a CDS encoding DHA2 family efflux MFS transporter permease subunit has product MSASKEKTLKPLLGFILMAVGMFMALLDTQILGSSLHEVQAGLSATPEEISLVQTSYLIAEVIMIPLAAWFSSILSTRVLFSISCAGFTIASIGCGGAWDIQSMMVFRAAQGFLGGAMIPTAFASGFMMFPGERNQAKIAAVLGLMATLAPVLGPSIGGLITDALTWRWLFFINIVPGIVVCIAVAFIVDIDRPDFSVLRRFDILGAVSLALFLGLLQYVLDEGPRRAWLEDVHLLSFLLVSMMAGVIFVWRSLSYSHPIVHLRAFSNLSFTLGCVLSFVVGIGLYGSIYMTPLFLGLIRHFSALQIGATVFVTGLFQVGATFLSIALRKYLSNQTILALGFLIFYVSCVLFQGVTASWGYWELLVPQALRGMGTMLCVIPLTSLALGSFTGEVLKGASGIYNLMRNLGGAIGLALINTELFFNRFDLHYRQLADYSVRASARLSQASEQLLFQLNGHIVDSDRAQLLATKLLDSALRQQALVLSFSDVYRLMATAFLLGLVLILYLRLKSRHVEPSTAPIMEH; this is encoded by the coding sequence ATGTCCGCATCCAAGGAAAAAACCTTGAAGCCACTACTCGGTTTTATTTTGATGGCGGTCGGTATGTTCATGGCTTTGCTCGATACGCAAATTCTTGGAAGTTCTTTGCACGAAGTTCAAGCCGGTTTATCAGCAACGCCAGAAGAAATCTCGCTGGTTCAAACCTCCTATTTGATCGCCGAGGTCATAATGATTCCTTTGGCGGCGTGGTTCTCTAGCATACTGTCTACGCGCGTGCTCTTTAGCATTTCGTGTGCAGGTTTTACGATTGCCAGTATCGGTTGTGGCGGTGCGTGGGATATCCAATCAATGATGGTCTTTCGCGCAGCGCAAGGTTTTCTGGGTGGCGCAATGATTCCTACAGCGTTTGCCTCGGGTTTTATGATGTTTCCTGGTGAACGCAATCAAGCAAAAATTGCGGCAGTGTTGGGTTTGATGGCGACACTAGCGCCGGTATTGGGGCCAAGTATTGGCGGGTTAATTACCGATGCTTTGACATGGCGATGGCTGTTCTTCATCAACATCGTTCCGGGTATTGTCGTCTGTATTGCGGTTGCTTTCATCGTTGATATCGATAGACCCGATTTCAGTGTTTTGCGTCGCTTTGATATTTTGGGTGCGGTCTCATTGGCCTTGTTTTTGGGTTTGCTGCAATACGTCTTGGACGAGGGGCCTCGGCGAGCATGGCTCGAAGATGTTCATCTGCTTAGCTTTTTGTTGGTCTCGATGATGGCCGGGGTGATTTTTGTATGGCGAAGTTTGTCATACTCACATCCGATTGTTCATCTGCGCGCTTTTAGCAATTTGTCCTTCACGCTTGGATGCGTGTTAAGTTTTGTGGTGGGTATAGGTTTGTACGGATCAATCTATATGACACCTCTGTTCCTTGGTTTGATTCGGCATTTTAGTGCGTTGCAAATTGGCGCCACGGTTTTTGTCACAGGTTTGTTTCAGGTGGGAGCGACGTTTCTATCGATCGCATTGCGTAAATACTTGAGCAATCAAACGATCTTGGCTTTAGGTTTTCTCATTTTTTACGTCAGTTGTGTGCTATTTCAAGGAGTGACCGCCAGTTGGGGTTATTGGGAATTGTTAGTGCCGCAGGCCTTACGTGGAATGGGCACGATGTTGTGCGTGATTCCTTTAACCAGTCTTGCACTTGGGAGCTTTACGGGCGAGGTGCTGAAAGGGGCCAGCGGCATTTATAACTTGATGCGTAACCTCGGCGGAGCAATTGGTCTGGCATTGATCAATACCGAGCTCTTCTTCAATCGCTTCGATCTTCATTATCGACAACTGGCGGACTACTCCGTGCGTGCATCGGCTCGACTTAGCCAGGCGTCCGAGCAACTCCTGTTTCAACTCAACGGGCATATAGTCGATAGTGATAGGGCTCAGCTTTTAGCCACCAAGTTACTTGACTCAGCATTGCGTCAGCAGGCTTTGGTATTAAGTTTTAGCGATGTATATAGACTCATGGCCACTGCTTTTTTATTAGGACTTGTCTTAATTCTTTATCTTCGTTTGAAAAGCCGACATGTCGAACCTTCTACTGCCCCCATCATGGAACATTGA